aatcccctacgaaagtttcggggcgatccgagctcgtctacgaaagttacaagcgttcgtagtttcagaatcttttaaaagcatctttacaaaacttttgaaattcaatcaaatgaaaacataaggaccttagttaggctacattaagagagtaaatctttagaagAGAATAAGATAcgtatataagctcggatctcgagagtggagttTCCCGAcgctcgtgtcgtagcctaataaacactaggacatgccaaaagaaggaaaggttaggcttcacatacctcgtccgctctcaagctaagtcaagcctcaagtctcgggtactccaagatctacataacacaaatataccaaacattagccataagcatttaggcattcaattccaaacgaacatcaaattctacagaaatttgggcagcatttcccctgtaaatacaccaaccccgagatttcaactcggccaaattcattaacaacaacaccaacaaccaaactacaacatcaataatcaattcaaaatgcattttaacattagtagctctttttacataacttcaacaacattcataatattccaatatactcacttcaactacttacattcaaactaatatcaacgtttatacattcgattactaatccaacaccattcaaacaatattcaagaacgctttaaacaattcacacaattttccaaacaacccaaacaactctccaactcacccgaattcctccccaaacccgagggcACCACACCCATAtttctttctcccaaattcgtgaattacaccaataaatccacacattaacaatgtcacttccataattacaaaaattacataaaattcgcattaacttccaaatcaacccataaccaacacaacatcactttgagtcattaaactcgcatttttcatcatagaatccaaaACGACGAtaactagaatactaactagaatttgttcattctcaacacacaaagaggaccattttcggccaacaccatacacacacatatggatgattttcattcttttcttcacactacaacaatcaaaacatgctaattaaaattaattcattacttctaacacaacacacacacccacggccaaACCCCATATACACGGCCTCCACTCCCCAtgcaaatttttcatgaatttcttccattttagcatactacaacacatataaaccatccataacacataaacacaagattaaactcacctttcttcacaacttctcaacttgcctaaagttggccaaggatgaaaacaagTAGTCtatcgcttgaaacaacaactccacgttactaagcacccttcaattagtaggtttgcttgaagaaataattttgttggtggccaaatcttggtcttggttttgcaaggcttggccgaatggcccctttgtTCTTGCTCTCCAAAGCTTCTTGattattcttgaattttcttaagtgttggaatgaaaataagatgactaagtcatctacTAAATACCAAGTATTAACagtccatgtggccatggcccacaccaaggtggccggccacatggtcccttgtttttttttttttcataaatattacactttccaaaaatagaatactttccaaaaatcgaatttgaccccaaatgtttccttaacatttccatgccaataaaatcatacacaacttaagcctttaaaacaaacaaaagtctctacttcgtatctcgggatagtcttgtccccaacttattgtaattcactcatattgtcccgttgctcaaaatacgggatataacactattaGTTTTGCAAGAGTACGCGTGGCATTGgtaatatttatttgaaagTTTGTGAAAAAATGACTTCCATTTCTACTCATACTTTTTTACTGTAtgttgatgtttttttttttattgattctGATATAATTTGTAGCGTGACTCTAAAGAGAACAAGGAGGATCCATCACAATCTGAAATGTTTGTTGCAACTCGTACAAAAAAGGGAAAGCAAGTTCATGAAGATGCCCAAAGTGCAATAGTAAGTCAAGTTGCAGTTAATTTCTAATCATggaatttgattttttatatataaatattgttCTAACGAATATTTCTTTTTGACAGTCTGAACTTCAGAACCGTCAACACTCTGGGGAAACAGCAGATGAAGCATTTCAGGCAGTGTTTGGAAAGGAGCAGCCTGGTCGAGTACGATGCTATGGTAGATCAGTGACAAAAAGTTCTCTGAAAAAAGATGAGGAAATCAACAAGCTCCAACAGAAGCATAACAATGAAGTCTCTACTTTGAAAGAAGAAATCAAGGAAATGAGAGAAGAAATGCAAGAATTGAGGCAATTGCGACATAGCTTTAATCTatttgtaacacctcgtatttttaacctaagctttgaccatgatcctagacttagagaagtagataaaggatgtgagaattggaatttccctgttcagttgtaagatgggggtttacgcccatgaacagtgatcGTATTTCAGTTTACGGGTCGTAAATCAAGTCGTAAACCGTTACCAAGGATTTCtgaacattctggaatttggcatttagacgttacattgttaaatacggaccgtatttcagtatacggcccgtatttcaaaacgtaaacTGATACCaaggatttctgagcattctggaatttgacagttgattgttacattgttaaatacggaccgtatttcaaaatatgacccatatttcaaaacttatttggaatttgggaaaacttccttcatgaaagttgtagagctttgaaatacctttccaacggtatattatgagGGTCAAACGAATGTCtgtacaaagagttatggccattttactgaagagacgcagtgcagtccTTTCggaatacgggccgtatttcaaaatacggccagtactGTGCTGGACGTAAACTGCAATTTcccagaacagtatatattcgtccctatcagttcaaatcattatttttcattccttcaagccctagaacgacctcctaccctctcccatcatcaagaacaccaaggtaagcctactctaattattccaactcaattctaacgtATACTCTAatgatctaaacaagaaatcattaTTCCAAgactagagttttcaagaaaacccatctcaaggttcaagaattcaagattttggaaatcttcttcaaaggtcaagtctttaattcaagtttggagcgactaaggtatgtagagttactatctacgtgtgggaacatcattgtttcttccccacgcctcataatccataaattatgattctctactaaaattAGGATTTCTATactatgctcatgataaccctaggtccatgtctatgattatattatgtatgaattgttataattccatcattgagttcttaatatttctttatgattattgagaatccgtccgtaatccatgaaaacccatatcttgtattccatgggttcttgcatgcatgtttttaaataaaaatgcttatttcatgaatatcctacatgtctacaagtttcatgcaattgtattttataactatgttcatgccatgactcaagatacatacatgctaaatacaagttatttcatgaaaccatgtttacaagttatttcgtgaaatcatgattacaagacaagtacaagttaattcacgaaaatcatgggcttcttagccaactatattatattcatgtttttgggagttgcacgaattaccgagaaggctcagatagcctgaaactacgtagccaccgtaggacaaggatcgctccgcccagttaggacgataccttaattttacactgaatggatccatcaggcacgaTACCAtcttataccctggcaaggtatgagggCTCTGCTGGTCGCGGCGAggaccagactccacgtacccacgtggtgatatcacatgtcggtttatgaaatgctctccctacttatcatgttttacttatgttatatatatatgtactcatgctcatgctcatgtccaggttttcagtttcagttcttatcatgttattccatgtcccatgttatttctttcagttactttacataccagtacattcaatgtgctgatgtccccttttattgcccgggggcctgcatttcacgatgcaggtacggatttGGGACGACGCCTGCGCTCGGTAGGATCGCACGTaccggcttattggtgagccccatctcattcggggtttagacattgtcattccttaattagttttgcatctaaaggtatcatttgggggccttgtcccagcaagtatgtttttcCATTCAGGATtcacgattagaggtttcatagactagtcagcttagttatgttagacatgcaaggtgtttagtcatctttggctcaactcatgttatttccgcatttgtgatttaaacaagtattttcattaaattattacgacatctcatgtttatgaaagctcatcacgttcatgctatatttccgctcatgtatgcctcatgatgattcagcaagccatgtggttcgctcggtcacatgcagtaaggcaccgagtgccgtgtttcgcccaagCCATGGTTCGGAGCGTGACACTATTGGTACAAAACAACCCTGGACTGAATGTTCAAGATATACCCGGGGTTGTTGGATCTAACCAACCTTCTCCAGTTGATGCTACTAGTGGACAGGCTGTTAGAGGCCAAAATCTTCCACATTCTTCTGGATCAACTCATGGACCAATTCTTGAAAAGGTATTTATACTCCACATTCTCATtaaacttaaattttttatggGACCAATTCCTAGCAGTGGGCTTTATTCACTGTATATTTAGGAAGCAAACTGAACCTAAAGTTACTATTCTTTTGGTCCTTGTCGTGTTCTGCTCTTTGCATTATGTCTTTCTTTTTCCCTGCACATAAGCGTTTCAATctaaaaaatacatataaagaTACAGGTGGTATTGAGTAGGCTATAGTTTCAAGAGGTACACGTTATGTTTTAGTGTCCttgaaagtcttttttttttaaatttaaagccACCTTCAAGGTCGGTGTTAGGCCGGACCCCTACCTTGTATATTAATAACCAAAAGGAGAATACATGCGCTCGAGGTATGAAGTGCCTAACTTCATATACAGTTTGTAAAGTAAAGGACATTCCCTTTGCTTCAATTCTTGCTAACCAAGGCTTAGTGttagaaaatttacaaaaattaagACCAAAGGTCACTAAACAGATGATGAGAGTATGACTCTTTTGATCATAGTTAAGCTTCCAAAAGTGTAAGATTAGACTATACATGAGGAACCATATTAGAATATTTAATGTCCTTGATCTTTTTGTTCTTAATCCTAAAATTAGGAAATCTCCATTTATCCATATTGACAAGCCCTTTCACTTGTCTTGGAAGTTCTTCAAAGTTGGTGTCGACTCTGTCCGTGTAATTATTATGAGTCATAGCTGCGAGCAAATCTGTCACCTTGTTGGCCTCACGAAAATAGTGTTGGATAGACCAAGAAGTAGCCTCCAGGGATCTTTTGATATCTCGAATGATTTTATCAACCTGCCAAGGGATTTTAAATGCATCCTTGATCCATGACATGAGAAGAATAGAGTCGGTTTCTAGCTCCAGATTTataatgttgtgatgaataCACCATTGGACCCCAAACAAGAGTTCTTAAGATTCCGCAATGTTGCTCTTGCTAGGTTCAAACCGGACAAAGTAGGCCATTATCATCTTTCCTTGTGAGTTTCTTATCATTGCTCCTCCTCCACTTGAATTATTTTTATGGCTCCAATGACTTTTGATATTGAAGAAGTTGTTGGTTGGCTTGTTCCGGTAGACAGCCCAGTACATTTTAAAGGCAATATCGCTTTGAGGAATTTATTTGAGTCTTCAGTTCTTGCAAGAGTTTTAATTGGTAGTTGTCTatcttgatttcttttcttgGTGTTCCTTGTGTATGATGCTTTATTTTCAAATCGTTATTCTCCTTGGAAAGCACCGATTTGGTGGATATGCTGCTTAAGATTCCTCTACTTCACGTAAATGTGTTGAGCAGTACCTTAGGTAAATGCTTGTTCCAACAGTTGgttatcctcatttattttgaTGGGCTGTTAATTTCCGTGAAATAGGAACATACTTTTACCTTGCTTTCACAAATGATCAAAATTTGATTTCCATCTaattattaatttctttttatgtgtAGGAGAAGGTGTGTGATGCAATTGGTGGTAGAAAGTCAATTTGATCTATTGATGTGAATGGATGAAGAATTTTGGATAACTATTAGGATGTCTATCATTCATGATACTATATGAATACATTCAGTTTAATTTGTAAAGTTTTTTGCTAATGAGCATTTtgatacataaattttattatCATGTGTATTACATGACTAAGTTGAAGTCCATTGCAAGTATTATATGGGTTTGAATTACGTTTTGTTATTTATTATCTAATTTAATTCTTGATATCATCAAAATATGTGATAGTACTAGTAATGCATATTTTTTGACTAATATCAGTTACATGATATATTCAAAATGTGATCTTTTAATCAAAAACTTTTTGTTAGTAAAACtattaaaaaagtattttataaCCCAGCCAAAATTACCACGCTTTAAAAGTGTGAATATAGGAATTGTACGTTTGTTATGTATATAGGCAAGGGCTACGTTTTATAGGTGTTCTCTTAGAAGCCACGTTTAGAAAGTGTGGCCTATAAAATAACAAAGGCCACACTTTCAAAGTGTTTCTGTAGAATGGAAAGTGTTGCCATACGGAGGTATAACAAGTGTGGTCTTTGCCATGGAATAGGCCACACTTTTAAGCGTGGCTAGTAAGGCCACGTCTGAAAAGCGTGGCCATAGGTCAAAGGATACGGTTGTTATGGCCACCCTCTCAAAAGCGTTGCCAAAAGTCAAAAAGTGTGGCCTTTGATAAAAGGCCACACTTTTTGACAGTTTAGGCCACACTTTTTCGGGGTGCTTGAAGACCAAATTTGTTGTAGTGTCTATAATAACGGCCACAACAAATGGAACACACCATACTAAAAGGGTTATAATGTTGTCGAACTACTACTAACAAACACATAGCACATCATTGTTACTAAAATGTATATtcgaaaattatataaaaataattatcatagATGTAGATAAATAAAATGCTAATAATGTGTTATAACCACAATAAAGTTTATCTTCATGcgagtaaatttttttttacaaaaagtaGAGTATCAAAGTGAAagaatatttaatatttattatgtGTACCTTGAAAGTAACATAACTATTGCATAGAGAAATAATTGTCATTTAAATAGCAAAATCTGGAAATGTCTAGCTCTTTACTTCATGATGCAAACCCCTTGTTAATAAACTTGACTTTGGAAaatatccccccccccccccccccaaaaaaaatacatttaaaatGTTATTTTACCAAATTCTGAACCTTCTTATGCAATCAAAATGCACacctaattaaaaaaaaaaaacaaattagaaGAAATCAAATCAAAAGGGAAAATGGAAATATGGTGAAATCAAAAAGATGAGAACACAAGCAAGCATAAAGATAGAACTATGATGGGTAACTTGGGAAGAACTATACGATACCAACTTTCAGTATGCAAAAATGGCTTTCTATATCCCTTCTCCCATCTTCATCTCCTCTaaaactcttcttcttttttgggtCAACTCATTTTTTCCTACAATATTTTTGCTACAATTCTTGAAATTTGCACTATTGAATCAAGAAGGAAGTTGCTGAAGATTCTGGAAAAAGCAAAATTCTTAGTAAAATTTTTTCCGGCGGAATGACTCCACGTCTCGGCCATGCAATGATATATCTACAATCACTAATATCTGATGTCTCAACGAGGTAACGAgccaataaataaatagaacaagataagtcaacaacgcaacggggtggctagccctgaaaccacacaacaaggcccaacctaagacaatatccaacctaacttcatacccgaaggtttacatgcattctccgacaatatcatctaaacgtacgcttcgctaatcgaagtctcaccataaggtaaaccataacctacttggGAAGCCGAACAACAAGGTCTCCAATAATCAAACCTCagtcttccctttcctttgagcctcgagacaatgaaagtctaaacatatccgaaatatgaaattagaatcaagaagaacatcatccAAACCCTACTTCTGTTCAAGACCCTaaattcccaacctatggaataggttTTATGAACtcgaagggtgaaattaggaatctaaagatctcaacatgaaattaaagctctaggtgatcaattcccatcaaaaCTGATCCTACTGACAGCTAACTTGGCTAGTTCtaagtcttcttaaacctttaAATCACTATATAGAAACATACCACCGAGTACCTCACTGAGCAAATTTCGTCGGAACTCAAATGACCACTACGAAGATTTATCGCATCCATAGTACCTCCTCGAATCATTACCATGCCCATTGTAACCCCTTATACTAACCGAAAGGCTGACCCCGGTAAGATATCATTCAAGCCTCCTTGCACCAACCCCAAAGCTAAATCGAAAACTCATCGAATCCATGAAGGTTATTTACTGGGGACCCAtaagttcttttggaattatGAACACAATTCATCATGTTCTAATCAAACCACACTGACTCGAAATCATTGCATAATTCCTGAACATTATCAATCACCACTCGAACTGACTCCGAATTTTGAAACTAATGATGGTCTTACCAAGCATAATAAATCACGTCTGTCGCTCTCGGCTCCCAAAAGATGAATCATGTCCAAATTGTCCACTGAGTACCAAATAACTATACCTGCTGATCTCAATATCCATTCTTTTAGACCTTTAATTCCAACACGCAAATACGATACAACCCCAAACTTTTCAATGcaaaacctgaagcctcatataaTAGTCATTTAACCATCGAACCTCTCGTTGTATCACCTCGATATGCccataaatttttcaaaagtatCCAATTTTACAATTACAGCTCTAATTCTTACAAAATTACTCCTAAGTCCTTAATATTAACGGTGCTCACCTAGGCTATCCAatcaatattacttgcaacaTAATATACTTCCACAAA
This is a stretch of genomic DNA from Lycium ferocissimum isolate CSIRO_LF1 unplaced genomic scaffold, AGI_CSIRO_Lferr_CH_V1 ctg2344, whole genome shotgun sequence. It encodes these proteins:
- the LOC132043371 gene encoding uncharacterized protein LOC132043371; its protein translation is MFVATRTKKGKQVHEDAQSAISELQNRQHSGETADEAFQAVFGKEQPGRVRCYGRSVTKSSLKKDEEINKLQQKHNNEVSTLKEEIKEMREEMQELRQLRHSFNLFVTPHIPGVVGSNQPSPVDATSGQAVRGQNLPHSSGSTHGPILEKEKVCDAIGGRKSI